The Drosophila sechellia strain sech25 chromosome 2L, ASM438219v1, whole genome shotgun sequence region GCCAAATGGTTGACGATTACAAAGGTCAGCAACGCCAACAATTAGACACCTGATACAGACGAGTAAACAGAAGCTGAATCATCCGAAAAATACAATTGAAAGAGTCCGCCTTTTTGTAGCCCCCGGAaaacaaagttttttttttgtttaagtgGCCGTATATTGTTTTCTCAATAAATTAGGCGACATGCGATGGGCGTGCCGCCGCCCTAGCTATATTCCCGCTTTCACCAGATTTACACAGTCTGTAGCGAAACATGCGATTGATGTGGATGCTCATGCTGCCATAACAAAGAGAATATGGCAACCACGTCGGGTGGGTGGAAAGGGTTGGCCGGCGTCAGTTAGATGAATGACCAAAACCGCAAACGGGCCACGGGAAACACGCTCGAGTTGCCATAGTTACCCCCAAAACATCCAGACTTGCCAATTACTTATGCTTAACAAATTGGATTATATACTACACACTCGTATAACACAGAGTGAACAGCGCTGTTAACTTATCTCTCGCGATTCATTTGGAAAATTGTAAATTCCGCTTCAATTGTTCATTTGAGGTTCATTTAACGAATAACTTTTATGTAAGCCTTAGATAAAACAGAAAGTTGCTCAGGAGGTCATTGGTTTCCCTTTATATATAACGATGTTCCGAAGAATAAATCGTAATTATTTCTGTTTATTTAGAGGCTATCTACCAAAAACTCTTttctaatttgaattttaagcAAATGTAAGCAAATAATTGACGACAAATATTCCAAGACACAAATATAATCGTTGGAAGGCTTTTGCAGCTTACATCATTTACTGGCGCCACAAATGGTGCCTATTGAAGCAATATTATTGCAAACATTCAATTTGCGTCGTTGCAAATTCAATTACTCTTGGAAGAACACGCTTATCAATTGACTTAAGTGACTTGGAGATGCATTTCGAAAACAAGAAGCTGCAGCAATGTCAATGCCATCGATTGGCCAGTATCTAATTAAGTCTGAGAACGACTTCGGCAAATTGATGGCTGGAAATGGATGGCATTCCCGCTGCCTCctctgattttatttataatactCTCTACTATTTTTCTCCCTCGAAGGTGGCTCCTTGTACGCCTGCGGAAAGATGGGAATTTACGGGGAAAGCGAGACTCCGGGTCTAATGGACGTGTTTCTCTTTGCCTCACTGATATCCGCCGTGGATCCGGTGGCCGTATTGGCCGTATTCGAGGAGATACACGTGAACGAGATCCTATACATTGTCGTCTTTGGCGAGTCCTTGCTGAACGATGCCGTCACGGTAAGATGGGTTTATTGATTGCGATTGTGAGCGGGTGGTGGTGGCAATTAAGTCAACAAGTCTACATGGTTAAGTGAATTTGAGTCTTCCTTCTGTCCCCCAGGTTGTGATGTACCACATGATGGAGTCCTACAATGAGATTGGCTTAGACAAAATCATCGCCCAGGACATCGCCAGCGGTGTGGGTTCCTTCTTCGTGGTTGCACTGGGTGGCACTGCCATAGGTGAGTGCACGACTTCGACTCGGATTCGCAAAATTAATTACACTTTGCCTAAATATTTTGAGtctttgttaatatttttcaatttaaatgtttcAGGCATCATCTGGGGCTTTCTCACTGGCTTGGTGACCCGATTCACCGATCACGTGCGTGTCATAGAAcccattttcatatttgtgaTGGCGTACTTGGCCTATCTCAATGCGGAAATATTCCATATGAGCGGCATTTTAGCGTGagttttgtaaaaaaaaattgaccAACCCTCTACCATTTGGGTAACACAACTTATTCAACAGCATCACTTTCTGTGGTATCACAATGAAAAACTATGTGGAATCGAATATTTCACAAAAGTCGCATACGACTGTCAAATATGCCTTAAAGATGTTGTCCAGCTCGGCGGAGACCATTATATTTATGTTCCTAGGCGTGGCCACTGTGAACAACATGCACGTATGGAATACGTGGTTTGTGGTGCTGACCATTGCCTTCTGTTCAGTGTTTCGTGTCATTGGTACGTATTTTACAATGTACAAAAACGAAGTTTATATTGAATTCTATTTAATTTTCGATCAGGCGTCATTTTGCTATCGGCCCTTGCCAATCGCTTCCGTCTGCACAAATTGTCCCGGGTGGATCAGTTTGTGATGTCCTACGGAGGATTGCGTGGTGCTGTGGCCTTTGCCCTGGTGTTGTTGGTGGACGAGAATGTGGTGAAGCAGAAGAACATGTTTGTTACCACCACAATAGCTGTGATTTACTTTACTGTCTTCCTGCAAGGAATCACTATAAAGCCGCTGGTGAAAATCCTTAATGTGAAGCGCGCTAATAAGCGCAAGCCAACCATGAACGAGCGCATTCATGAACGGGTCAGTTATTTACACAGTACTAAGGCACATGGATTGGTTACCAAAGTTTAATATATTACAGTTCATGGATCACTTGATGGCTGGAATTGAGGATATAGTGGGCAAGACGGGCAACTACAACGTGCGTGATAAGTTTAAGCGTTTCGACAATCGCTTCATTCGCCCGCTGCTGATCAGAGATCTTAAGGTATTTTTACATCTAAGTTTTTAGATGGGGTTAGAACGGTTAGGTCTTCCAGAATATGAAATCTCTAAATCTAAATCTATACCCCCTAACTGCCATTAGGAAATTAATGAATTGCATTTATTGGACCACATTCCCATGCAAAGCTATGAGCGAGCATTGAACCAGATTAGAAGGCCGAGTGCATCAAATGCAGATGAAAAGAGCCGTAGGCAACGTCGTAACTCAAGTATATCTTCCAGAATGAACCCTTTAAGAAACATGAATGATAAGATTTAGTAATAAGAACATGAATAAAAGTCAAGTCGATCTTGTACcgatttatttttgttgatttcCAATCTAACATAGGGAGCTGAGCCGAAGATCATCGAGACGTACTCCAAACTGACAATGCGCGATGCTATGGAAGTTATGAGGCGAAATCCATCCACTATTGGCCAGATGACGGGAACCGAGTCGATGAGCGCCCTTTTCCGGAATTATACCAATAACTATATTGGCGGCAGGTGGGCACCGCCAACCATATACACCACCTGGTAAACGAATTTTGGATTGAATGATTTCTTGCCTGTACTCACACCAAAACGATCGTATATTGCATGAGTTCGAATAAATTCGAAATTGATGTAGTTAATATACTCCGACTTGAGCATGAATTGCACAAaacttttgtttaaccaaATTGACAGCTAACAAACTGAACACAAAGCAACCAGTGGTGTCACACAAGTGTTTTGAAGCTTCTTAAATAGGGaagctttaaaaatatttagtaGTTTGTCGTTTCTAGGTAAACTcgtaatataatttatttttgtgaaACACCTCTTTTTAAATCATTGAGTGTACATCAATGTCTTCGTATATCTAAAATTCGTTTAACCACTTCTTTAGTTTTTACTTAAATCTAAAATctactctctctctctctctctcactctcggATCTTTGATAAACTTGTACTGATACTTTTGTAAACTATTCTTCAGTCCCAGTCTGACAAATCTAGACAATACCTGTTCCCGTAATCTGGACATGGCTGAGCTGGATTATAATCCATCCAAGAAGGATCTGACCGATGCCAGGATCCATCATCTTTTGGCCGAAGAACTGAAGCCTTATAGAAGGGTATGTGTTGGGCGTATATTTATCACTTCATTTGCAATTCACGTTTTGTAACAATAAACTCTTGGTTGGATAATCTATAGCAATCAGATTTACCTTTAAGCCCCCAAGATTATCACAGCCCAAAAGTTATTTCTTTAAATTGATACTCTATATCTGCTGATCTATATCTCCACCTCTTCGCTCTATAGTAGTCACTAAAGAGTGTTTATGCAATGTTATACTGTAACTTCACAATCGATATTTCTTTTCGTTTTGTACTATGGGCATTTAGTTTCTCACACTCTTCGCTTCTGGctctaaatataaatatttttggctgCATATACTCGTACACATATTTGATAACTATAGACATATTTCTATATAGATATACTTGTGATTAAtcgtttatttaatttctttcccGTTGTTCCGATACTCAACATCAACTACTCGACAACGtgtttaaataattcaaaactGCTTCAAATTTTCGTGTGCTTAAccaatcaaaaataaaaatttcaataTTGCGATAAAGGCCTCAATACAAATGGTACGAATAAATTGGTTcattggttttttgtttaaattaatttggtCTGTTTCCTGGTTAATTTACATAAACTCCTTTCGAATTAACTAATAAAACTTGTTCGTTTAAATGTTACACGTTGTTTGTCTGTATTGGtgttattttatattaaattatgctAAGCTATTGAAACTGAAAGACCTCAAATGCTTTGCAACTTTAAGTAAAAGTAATAATGAGCTACGgcgttttaaaaatttatttaaacattggACAGTTTTaggatttaattatttaataataataattcaatttaaataactttCCGTTCTTcggaaaacaattttttttatattgtataAAAAACGATAAACATTAACgatacaataaaatatatgtagtttttttttattgtatgCTGTACTTGACAAATTGTAAAAGTTAACTAATCAGTTTCTAGTGCTAATAATTATTTGGCCAACATTTTATGACAACTATTATCAATAATGTCAAAGGACTTGCTTGGTTTTATTTAGAtctaattaataaatttttcaattatCAAGATTACTAATATTTGTGTCTATGCAGAATGTGAatgtttattaataaattctcaaattttaattttatttatgagatcAAATCTTAATTTATggttattaaataaataagtcaaATTGGTTTATAATCGTGAATATATCATTGAAATCTTACATCATGAAAGTAATCATGAAAAATTGTAACAAATTTCTGCATAATGGTAAATAATAATGGAAATCTTAGCCATataataattgaaattattaacCATTATGCAgaaatttgttaaaattttCCAAGattactttaatttttttttatatcttttacttTTACTGAGTTCTCATTGTTCAAGCTCCATAGATTACTAATTTATTCTGTTTGTCAGCATTCGCTGAGTTCACCATAACGTCTCGTACATCCTAAGCACTTGAAAGGAATAAAATTTAGGCCCAGCACCTAATAGATATTAATCTCTATTCGTAAGgtgtaaaaatgtttattgaaagCCGTTAAAAGTTACTCAGTTCACGTTCACGTTAGTTAAATGCAATTAATCGTAACatatattcaatttattaaaatgtaacTGTCTTATCTGGCAACCTAAGTAACCTGCAAGGCCACTTCTGTCTACTTACGTCATTGTACTGCCAATTTATGATTTCGATATTAATTTGCCCCATCGATGTTTTTACAGCACCGTCGTCTTAGTTATAGCCGACACGCAGTAGATGACAGAGATTTGTCCACCCAGGTGAGTACCTGTCCACCCAAAACACCAGAAACTCGCTTCCGCCATTTGCATATCAGTTGAAAAAAAGGCTAACCCAAATGTTGCTCTCTTGCAGGTCAATTACAAGATGCAAATGAACTTCAGGCGGATGTTTAATGATCGAAAACATCACAAACGCAGCAAACGTGGTGCCAGCAACAAGGTGAGCGACTTCATTTATTTAGTACTCGAAGAATTCTATTTTAATGGATACCGTCCCTGTCCACAGGAGGCCAAGGAGAACGTTAAGCAGAATCATGTCTCGTTCCATGACTTTCAACAGAACGGCACCACTAAGCAGCTCACCAATGGTACGGAATCGAGTTCAAACCATTCACGAAAAAAATCTTACAGAAAAAGACATACTCACAATTCACTTAACAAATATCGTAGATTAGAAATAGGTAAATGACGCTAAAATCAGCAacaaatttttatacaatcgaacagcaaaaaatgaaaaaatgtcCGTAAAGTTTAACTCGAATCAGTTCGTA contains the following coding sequences:
- the LOC6618240 gene encoding sodium/hydrogen exchanger 3 isoform X23: MSIRTEQDYDSATPALQQQMNLARRACWRIKSSSSESLFKTKASAITTSENQIDAEALPPPRDETKTRIEQTAPAKRNSSCTSSDWRGMFSKRTLLICALALILGIAQARPNTSAVGVAPGKVSQDIVDAVTQLNLGQSAPMDAVDVGLDPTPSVRVPRAEPLKSGDEDAKGDEGHKMERYPLSSVDFARVKTPFIIGIWILSASIAKIGFHMTPKLHLIFPESCLLIVVGVVIGVVLYFCTDVAVSPLTPNTFFFYMLPPIILDAGYFMPNRLFFDNLGTILLMAVVGTIFNIATIGGSLYACGKMGIYGESETPGLMDVFLFASLISAVDPVAVLAVFEEIHVNEILYIVVFGESLLNDAVTVVMYHMMESYNEIGLDKIIAQDIASGVGSFFVVALGGTAIGIIWGFLTGLVTRFTDHVRVIEPIFIFVMAYLAYLNAEIFHMSGILAITFCGITMKNYVESNISQKSHTTVKYALKMLSSSAETIIFMFLGVATVNNMHVWNTWFVVLTIAFCSVFRVIGVILLSALANRFRLHKLSRVDQFVMSYGGLRGAVAFALVLLVDENVVKQKNMFVTTTIAVIYFTVFLQGITIKPLVKILNVKRANKRKPTMNERIHERFMDHLMAGIEDIVGKTGNYNVRDKFKRFDNRFIRPLLIRDLKEINELHLLDHIPMQSYERALNQIRRPSASNADEKSRRQRRNSSISSRMNPLRNMNDKI